One Candidatus Omnitrophota bacterium genomic region harbors:
- the porA gene encoding pyruvate ferredoxin oxidoreductase, whose product MKEFLEGSMAVARAIQLCKPGVISAYPITPQTHIVEELAQMVADGHIDAQFVNVESEHSAASVVLGSEAAGVRSYTATSSQGLFLMAEVVFNIAGMRLPLVMTDANRAISAPINIWNDQQDSISLRDAGWIQLYAEDIQEAVDLHFLAYRLAEDKSMMLPVMVCMDGFILTHGIETVDMPSQEQVDKFLPPYQALYKLDVDNPITLGPLADPDYYTETRYAIHETQKKALDLIPKLTAEFSRVFGRNYNGLVEGYHLKGAERVIVAMGSVCGTIKDVVDELRAKGKKVGLLKVSSFRPFPVQAIYEALKGVPKVGILDKSVSLGSYAPLAVETRAVFFGKKNKPEVISSFVAGLGGRDITPDSIKEIFRMLTQKEKSCEFIDLKPELLKENYE is encoded by the coding sequence ATGAAAGAGTTTCTTGAAGGTTCGATGGCAGTAGCAAGGGCTATACAGCTTTGTAAACCCGGAGTAATATCCGCTTATCCCATAACTCCCCAGACCCATATCGTCGAAGAGCTGGCGCAGATGGTCGCCGACGGGCATATAGACGCGCAGTTTGTCAACGTCGAATCGGAGCATTCAGCCGCTTCTGTGGTGTTGGGATCTGAGGCCGCCGGCGTGCGCTCTTACACTGCGACCAGTTCGCAGGGGCTTTTCCTGATGGCTGAGGTGGTCTTTAATATCGCGGGTATGCGCCTTCCTTTGGTAATGACCGACGCTAACCGGGCTATATCGGCGCCGATCAATATCTGGAACGATCAGCAGGACAGCATTTCACTGCGCGACGCCGGATGGATCCAGCTCTACGCCGAGGATATCCAGGAAGCGGTGGATTTGCATTTCCTGGCCTACAGATTAGCCGAGGATAAATCCATGATGCTGCCGGTAATGGTCTGTATGGACGGTTTCATCCTGACCCACGGCATTGAAACAGTGGATATGCCCAGCCAGGAGCAGGTGGATAAATTTCTCCCTCCTTACCAGGCTTTATACAAGTTGGATGTGGATAACCCCATCACCCTGGGGCCGCTGGCTGATCCGGATTATTACACGGAAACCCGTTATGCGATCCATGAAACCCAGAAAAAGGCGTTGGACCTTATCCCGAAATTAACCGCGGAATTTTCCAGGGTCTTCGGCCGTAATTATAACGGCCTGGTGGAGGGGTATCATTTGAAAGGCGCCGAAAGGGTCATCGTGGCCATGGGTTCGGTCTGCGGCACGATCAAGGATGTGGTTGATGAACTCAGGGCAAAAGGCAAGAAAGTCGGGCTGCTGAAAGTTTCATCTTTCCGCCCGTTTCCGGTCCAGGCGATCTATGAGGCGTTAAAGGGCGTTCCCAAAGTTGGTATCCTGGATAAATCAGTATCCCTGGGGTCTTACGCGCCGTTGGCCGTGGAGACCAGGGCGGTATTTTTCGGCAAAAAGAATAAACCGGAGGTTATCAGCAGCTTTGTCGCCGGGCTTGGCGGCAGGGATATCACCCCGGATTCGATAAAAGAGATCTTCCGCATGCTTACCCAGAAAGAAAAGTCCTGTGAGTTTATCGATTTGAAACCTGAACTTTTAAAGGAGAATTATGAGTAA